Sequence from the Catenuloplanes indicus genome:
GGCAGCCCGGTGGCGTCGCCGAGCCGGGCCGGTGCGGCGGTCGGCGGGACGCCGGGCCCGCCCGCGGCCTCGCCGAGCAGTGCCGGCCACGCGGTGCGGCTGTCGTCGTAGGACCACAACGCGTACGGCGTGATGTGCGGGTCCGGGGTGGCGATCCGGTCGTCGAGCATCGGCATGATGAGCATCTGCCGGGCGATCGCCGGGCCGCCGCGGTCACGGGTCAGGATCGCCAGCGCGGCCGCCATGCCGCCACCGGCGCTGTCGCCCATCACCGCGATCCGTTCCCGGTCGACGCCGAGTTCCGGGGCGCGGTCGTGCAGCCAGCTCAGGGCGGCGTACGCGTCCTCGAGCGGCGTCGGGAACGGGAACTCCGGCGCGCGGCGGTACTCCACCGACAGCATCGGTACGCCGGAGGCGGACACGTACCGGGCGACCGGGCCGTCGAACAGGTCGATGTGGCCGAAGATGTATCCGCCGCCGTGGAAGAAGAGCGCGGCCGGGCCGGGTGTCGCGCCGTCCTTGACGTACCAGCGTGCGGTGATCCGTGTTCCGTCACCGGCGGTGATGACGTGGTCGGTCATGGTGACGTCGGTGGGCATCGGCTGCGCGGCGCCGGCGGCGCCGATGACCGGCTCCCAGAAGGCTCGGCGTCCTTCGATGTCACCCACCGCGGGTGGCGTGACACCGGCCATCGGAGCCAGCGCCGCGGCGATCTCGGGGTCCAGAGACAGAGTCATGGCATTCTTCCTTGAGGTCTGAAAGCGGTCAGGCGACGACGACGGTCTTGCCGGGCAGGTCACCCGCACCGGCGCGGGCGTGGAGGGCGGGCAGGTCGGCCAGCGCGACCCGCTGGGCGACGTGGACGCGCAGCTCGCCGGTGCCGACCCGGGCGGCCAGGTCGGCGAGCTGGTCGGCGTCGCTGCGGACGAACAGGTCGACGCCGTGCACGCCGCGGGCCTCGTCGGACGGGGCGGGCATCCACACCGTGGTGTTGACCAGGGTGCCGCCGTCGCGGATCAGCGGGACCAGTGCGGCCAGCTGCTCCGGGGCGACCGGCGCGAGGTTGAGCACCAGGTCGACCGGTTCGGTCACGGCCGCGGTCACGTCCGTGGTGGTGTGGTCGACGATCTCGTCGGCGCCGTCGGCCCTGACCCGCTCGGCGCTGCGCGGACCGGCGGTGGCGATCACGTGGGCGCCGGCCTCCTTGGCCAGCTGGACGGCGTAACCGCCGACCGCACCGCCGGCGCCGTTGATCAGCACGCGCTGGCCGGCGGTCAGCTTGCCGTGGTCGAACAGCGCCTGCCACGCGGTCAGGCCGACCAGCGGGAGCGCCGCGGCGTCGGCCAGTGGGATGTTGCGGGGCGCGCCGGTGAGGATGTCCGCGGGCGCGATCACGTACTCCGCGGCCGCCCCGGCGCCGGTCATCGGCAGGAACCCGATGACCCGGTCACCGACCGCGATGTCGGTGACGTCGTCGCCGAGCGCGTCGACCGTACCGGCGACGTCGATGCCCGGGGTGTGCGGCAGCGCGACCGGGATCGGGCCCTGCATGTAGCCGGCCCGGATGTTGCCGTCGACGCCGTTGAACGACGTCGCGGCGACCCGGATGCGGACCTGACCGGCGCCGGGCGTGGGCTGCGCGGCGTCCTCGTAGCGCAGGACCTCGGGACCGCCGAACTCGTGGAAACGCACTGCCTTCATGGCTGGACCTGCTTTCGTACGTGACGTGGCCGCCCGGCGGCGGCCGTCGCATCCGGCGTTCGCCGGTGACGTCACTGAATCTCGCAGGATCCCGCGCGGTTATCCTGGGCCGGACCGGCCCACCTTGATGATCGCCGGCTCCCCGGCACCCTGGACGAGTTCGGCGAGTCGCGCCGCGTCGGCCGAGCCCGGCGCCGCGGTGAGCATCAGCGCCGCCAGGTCGTCGCCCGGTATCGCGAGCAGACTGCCGACCAGCGTGACCGCGGCGCCGTCCGGGTGCACGAACGCGGCGCTGCTCTCGTACGCCGTGACCGGCCGCGGCTCCCGCCACAGCGTGTCGAACAGGCGGCTGCGGCTGCGCAGCTCGTCCACCAGCGCGGCCAGCGACGTGTCCGCCGGATAGCGCAGCAGCGCGGCCCGCAGCCGGGCGACCAGGATCGTCTGGTGATCGGTCGCGTCCGTCGCGGACTGCCGGAAACCGTCGAACGGGTCGCAGAACGAGCGCCAGGCGACGTTCCAGTCCCACGGGTCGCCGGTCAGCTGCCAGTGTCCGAGGGCCAGGAACGCGCTGTTCACGGCGATCAGGTTCATCGCCGCGTCGGAGACGAACATCGGCGTGTCGGTGAACCGTTCCAGCAGCCGCATCGCGCCCGGGCCGATCTCGTCCGGCACGTGCCCGTCCGCGGCGGCGTACCCGGCCAGCGCGCACAGCCGCTCGTAGTCCGCCCGCCCGACCCGCAGCGCCCGCGCGATCGCGTTGACCACCCCGGCCGACGGGTGACTGCGCCCCTGCTCCAGCCGGCGCACGTAGTCCGCGGACATCCCGGCGAGCTCGCCGAGCTCCTCCCGCCGCAGCCCCTGCACCCGCCGCCGGCCGGCCGCCGGCCCCACCCCGGCCGGAGCCGTGTTCTCCCGCAACTGGCGCACCGCCGCACCGAACTCCAGACGTTCCACGGGCCCCAGTCTGCCTGCTCGGTCCGGCGTCCCGTCAGGAGGTCTCCTCGCAGCCGGACGCGCTCAGCGGCCGGCACGTCCGGCCCCGCTGATCGCCGCCGGGTAC
This genomic interval carries:
- a CDS encoding alpha/beta hydrolase, whose protein sequence is MTLSLDPEIAAALAPMAGVTPPAVGDIEGRRAFWEPVIGAAGAAQPMPTDVTMTDHVITAGDGTRITARWYVKDGATPGPAALFFHGGGYIFGHIDLFDGPVARYVSASGVPMLSVEYRRAPEFPFPTPLEDAYAALSWLHDRAPELGVDRERIAVMGDSAGGGMAAALAILTRDRGGPAIARQMLIMPMLDDRIATPDPHITPYALWSYDDSRTAWPALLGEAAGGPGVPPTAAPARLGDATGLPPAYIEVGQLDVFRDEDLAYAAMLSRAGVPVEFHLHPGAPHEFDSIAFTSDVARRAIADRVRVLRSL
- a CDS encoding NADP-dependent oxidoreductase, coding for MKAVRFHEFGGPEVLRYEDAAQPTPGAGQVRIRVAATSFNGVDGNIRAGYMQGPIPVALPHTPGIDVAGTVDALGDDVTDIAVGDRVIGFLPMTGAGAAAEYVIAPADILTGAPRNIPLADAAALPLVGLTAWQALFDHGKLTAGQRVLINGAGGAVGGYAVQLAKEAGAHVIATAGPRSAERVRADGADEIVDHTTTDVTAAVTEPVDLVLNLAPVAPEQLAALVPLIRDGGTLVNTTVWMPAPSDEARGVHGVDLFVRSDADQLADLAARVGTGELRVHVAQRVALADLPALHARAGAGDLPGKTVVVA
- a CDS encoding helix-turn-helix domain-containing protein, producing MERLEFGAAVRQLRENTAPAGVGPAAGRRRVQGLRREELGELAGMSADYVRRLEQGRSHPSAGVVNAIARALRVGRADYERLCALAGYAAADGHVPDEIGPGAMRLLERFTDTPMFVSDAAMNLIAVNSAFLALGHWQLTGDPWDWNVAWRSFCDPFDGFRQSATDATDHQTILVARLRAALLRYPADTSLAALVDELRSRSRLFDTLWREPRPVTAYESSAAFVHPDGAAVTLVGSLLAIPGDDLAALMLTAAPGSADAARLAELVQGAGEPAIIKVGRSGPG